From Corticium candelabrum chromosome 13, ooCorCand1.1, whole genome shotgun sequence, a single genomic window includes:
- the LOC134189117 gene encoding pre-mRNA-splicing factor CWC25 homolog → MGGGDLNMKKGHHPATMKNLEKKWLAEQKRDSEKKQIEQLQRELEEERAREDVKRQAVEAGLKKKSDRVDWMYQHMAVDREQYLLGKAIDKRVDPTYNAEQEKQALEGPGALFAGDAVNVSNDVATKIREDPLFHIRKKEDEHKKALLNNPIKMKQIQQILKDGLLDKKGKKKKKAKKKRSDSNKDDEKKHKREGRRQSRLSPPGKDYRDRWRDRSRSPLRDRHQYRRRSRSRSPLQRRYDHYRQKRRSSSTSSEEQNRRSRSPRRDRRDNRRRSRSHSPSHHDSQKFERHDDRQSSRFKVLSKSRTLYDEKDERRSRSVSQDRRRTFRSRSPRRDRHNDKHDSVSRHPIRQNDSLGANGVTQDKRDLSRDRPRLAEKTKLDKETMERKRLEMMENAKQRDKEREARVQRYRDEAAKEEDVQQQTTENGEDAGFLHSMKMTTYLSNQSSVEDRIKRNINSLQRTNASLDKHFLKKYVT, encoded by the coding sequence ATGGGTGGTGGAGATCTGAATATGAAAAAGGGCCATCACCCTGCCACAATGAAGAATCTCGAGAAGAAGTGGCTGGCCGAGCAGAAGCGAGACAGCGAGAAGAAACAGATCGAACAACTACAGAGAGAATTAGAGGAAGAAAGAGCGAGAGAAGACGTCAAGAGACAGGCCGTGGAAGCAGGATTGAAGAAGAAGTCGGATCGTGTTGACTGGATGTACCAACACATGGCAGTTGACCGTGAACAGTATCTACTTGGCAAGGCCATTGACAAGCGTGTCGATCCAACATACAATGCTGAGCAAGAGAAGCAAGCTCTGGAAGGTCCAGGCGCTCTGTTCGCCGGTGATGCCGTTAACGTGTCGAATGATGTCGCTACTAAGATCCGGGAGGATCCATTGTTTCATATAAGGAAGAAAGAAGACGAGCACAAGAAGGCCCTGTTGAATAATCCGATTAAAATGAAGCAGATTCAGCAGATACTGAAGGACGGATTATTGGATAAGAAAgggaaaaagaagaaaaaggcAAAGAAGAAGCGTTCTGACTCAAATAAAGACGACGAGAAGAAACACAAAAGGGAGGGAAGGCGACAGTCAAGGTTGTCTCCACCTGGGAAAGACTACAGGGACAGGTGGAGAGATCGGTCTCGTTCACCACTTAGGGACAGACACCAGTACAGAAGGAGAAGTCGATCTCGTTCACCATTACAACGCAGATATGATCATTATAGACAGAAGAGACGGTCTTCTTCAACGAGTAGTGAAGAACAAAATAGGAGATCTCGATCACCTCGTAGGGACAGACGTGATAACAGACGAAGAAGTCGATCTCATTCACCATCTCATCATGACAGTCAAAAGTTTGAAAGACATGATGACAGGCAAAGTAGTCGATTCAAGGTTTTGAGTAAGTCTCGTACGTTGTATGACGAAAAAGATGAGAGGAGATCAAGGTCTGTATCTCAGGACAGACGTAGGACGTTCAGGTCTCGATCCCCACGTAGAGACAGGCACAATGACAAACATGACTCTGTGTCTCGACATCCAATACGACAAAATGATAGTCTTGGTGCTAATGGTGTGACACAAGATAAACGAGATTTATCACGAGACAGGCCAAGACTTGCTGAGAAAACGAAgcttgacaaagaaacaatgGAGAGGAAGAGATTGGAGATGATGGAAAACGCTAAGCAACGAGACAAAGAACGGGAAGCGAGAGTTCAACGGTACAGAGACGAAGCTGCAAAGGAAGAAGATGtacagcaacaaacaacagagaaCGGTGAAGATGCAGGGTTTCTTCATTCCATGAAAATGACTACCTATTTGTCCAATCAGAGTTCTGTGGAGGATCGTATCAAGAGAAATATCAATTCCCTACAAAGAACGAATGCTTCTCTCGACAAGCATTTTCTTAAGAAATATGTCACATGA
- the LOC134188726 gene encoding protein lin-7 homolog C-like yields the protein MATAASPTLAQPSLSLEKDVNRAIELLKHLQTEGRLDLPLDKLAHLQKILESDFFRTVREVYEHVHETVDISGTPEVRAAATAKATVAAFAASEGYTHPRIIELPKTDEGLGFNVMGGKEQNCPVYVSRIIPNGVAARDNQLKRGDILLSVNGNSVEGESHEYVVELLKKAEGQVRLVVKYSSKVLQEMDKQFERQKQMSIARKRQQESTSSAS from the exons ATGGCCACTGCAGCGTCACCAACTCTAGCTCAACCATCGCTAAGCCTCGAGAAAG ACGTTAATCGTGCGATAGAGCTCTTGAAACACCTTCAAACTGAAGGCA GGCTTGACTTGCCGTTAGACAAATTAGCGCATCTGCAGAAGATATTGGAGAGCGATTTCTTTCGTACCGTAAGAGAG GTGTACGAGCATGTCCACGAGACGGTGGATATCTCCGGAACTCCAGAAGTCAGAGCTGCAGCCACTGCAAAG GCGACTGTCGCTGCGTTTGCTGCAAGCGAAGGCTATACACACCCCCGAATTATTGAACTGCCCAAGACAGACGAAGGACTTGGCTTCAATGTGATGGGTGGCAAGGAACAGAACTGCCCTGTCTATGTGTCACGAATCATTCCAAATGGAGTGGCGGCGAGAGACAATCAGTTGAAGCGAGGCGACATACTGCTCTCTGTCAATGGCAAC TCTGTTGAAGGTGAGAGTCACGAGTATGTTGTTGAACTGCTGAAGAAAGCCGAGGGACAAGTTCGTCTTGTTGTGAAGTATTCATctaaag TCCTTCAAGAAATGGATAAGCAGTTTGAGCGTCAGAAGCAGATGTCGATAGCTCGCAAACGGCAGCAAGAATCAACCTCATCGGCTTCGTAG
- the LOC134188757 gene encoding xylosyl- and glucuronyltransferase LARGE2s-like encodes MRSVRQRGCQLFVLACIIVPCVTFVTLFLQSHGWAWVPTAIKSNSEADYWKARAKDTEARNAILHRDLNALKTNRVDELNVEELRLNLTHRIPSGGCTKSNSLPKCEVIHIAIVAAGQNCSREVASQLIKSILFYRQNPLHFHFISDTFGRLILGNLFKTWRLPGGNITLYSADPVMDKVSWVPNRHYSGVFGLMKLVLPTVLPKEITKVIVLDTDVTFASDIAELWLQFKNMKETKAAIGLVENQSDWYLGKIWRNHKPWPAIGRGFNTGVMLLDLERMRSMHWTQLWRLVAEKQLMTMLSTQLADQDIINSVIREYPSMRYELNCAFNVQLSEHTRSELCYTDDVSDIKIVHWNSPKKTKVHTKHVGYFRNLYLSFQQFDGHLLRRELIGCGKPETSIQEDMSINLDDVCYDFRHEAVMTRRTHLYYLPYDFKGTDLQDITLIAQLSVDRLQMIEPLYKHWEGPIQLGLYMSDTEAQQFLKYALSSDIISRRRNAGIHIVFKEGDFYPVNYLRNVALSQVKTGFVFLSDIDFLPMYGLYDYLRKVVSMMDMNKKALIVPAFETLRYRLAFPKSKSQVLSMLDQGLLYTFREHVWTRGHAPTNFARWRTATTPYRVHWERDFEPYVVVQSNVSRYDERFVGFGWNKVSHIMELDVQGYDFIVLPNAFTIHMPHAPSFDITKFRSNAVYRECLQTLKDEFQRDLSHKYGVTALKYIQVES; translated from the exons ATGCGGTCAGTGCGACAGCGGGGATGTCAACTGTTCGTGCTTGCTTGTATCATCGTTCCATGCGTCACATTCGTCACGCTGTTTCTGCAGTCGCATGGATGGG CTTGGGTGCCTACGGCTATAAAGTCCAACAGTGAGGCCGACTACTGGAAAGCACGTGCTAAAGACACAGAGGCACGAAATGCGATCTTGCACAGAGACTTGAACGCGTTGAAAACCAACAGAGTTGACGAATTGAATGTAGAAGAATTGAGGCTGAATCTGACGCATCGTATTCCGAGTGGCGGCTGCACAAAGTCAAACAGTTTACCAAAATGTGAG GTTATTCATATTGCTATAGTTGCTGCTGGTCAAAACTGCAGTCGTGAGGTAGCATCTCAACTCATCAAATCAATTCTCTTCTACAGACAGAATCCACTTCACTTCCACTTTATCTCTGACACATTTGGTCGTCTCATACTTGGAAACCTGTTCAAAACGTGGAGACTTCCAGGAG GGAATATAACATTATACAGCGCTGATCCTGTTATG GACAAAGTGAGTTGGGTTCCCAATCGACATTACTCAGGAGTGTTTGGCCTGATGAAACTTGTTCTTCCAACAGTGTTACCAAAAGAAATAACAAAG GTGATTGTTCTGGATACTGATGTGACGTTTGCTTCTGACATTGCCGAGCTGTGGTTACAGTTTAAGAACATGAAGGAAACTAAG GCGGCTATAGGACTGGTTGAAAACCAGAGTGACTGGTATCTTGGCAAAATCTGGAGAAATCACAAACCATGGCCAGCAATT GGCAGGGGATTCAACACGGGTGTGATGCTGCTCGATTTAGAACGAATGCGAAGTATGCATTGGACACAGCTGTGGAGACTGGTCGCCGAGAAGCAGCTGATGACAATGCTGAGCACTCAACTTGCCGATCAG GACATTATCAACTCGGTGATAAGAGAGTATCCCAGCATGAGATACGAATTGAACTGTGCATTTAATGTCCAGCTGAGTGAACACACAAGGAGCGAG CTTTGTTACACTGACGATGTGTCGGATATCAAg ATCGTTCATTGGAACTCGCCGAAGAAAACGAAAGTGCACACAAAGCATGTCGGGTACTTCAGGAATCTGTACTTGTCGTTCCAGCAGTTTGACGGCCACCTTCTTCG GCGAGAGTTGATTGGTTGTGGCAAGCCGGAGACAAGCATTCAGGAAGATATG TCAATCAATTTAGACGACGTATGTTATGACTTCAGGCATGAAGCAGTGATGACTAGGAGAACACATCTCTATTATCTTCCGTACGATTTCAAG GGTACTGACTTGCAGGATATCACTCTTATTGCTCAGTTGTCTGTTGACCGACTGCAGATGATCGAGCCATTGTACAAACATTGGGAAG GTCCAATTCAGTTAGGATTGTACATGTCCGACACAGAAGCACAACAATTTCTCAAATACGCATTGTCATCCGACATCATCTCAAGACGTCGCAATGCAGGCATTCACATCGTTTTTAAAGAAGGG GATTTCTATCCAGTCAACTACCTACGCAATGTTGCTCTCAGTCAGGTAAAGACGGGATTCGTCTTTCTTTCGGATATTGATTTTCTTCCTATGTATGGTCTCTATGACTACCTAAG GAAGGTTGTCAGTATGATGGATATGAACAAAAAG GCACTAATAGTTCCAGCATTTGAAACTCTCAGATATCGGTTGGCATTTCCAAAGTCTAAGTCACAAGTTCTGAGTATGCTCGATCAGGGGCTCCTGTATACCTTCAG AGAGCATGTGTGGACCAGGGGTCATGCCCCTACAAATTTCGCACGATGGCGTACTGCAACAACTCCATACAGA GTCCATTGGGAGAGAGACTTTGAGCCGTATGTTGTTGTGCAGAGCAACGTGTCACGGTACGATGAGCGTTTTGTTGGATTCGGGTGGAATAAAGTGTCGCACATTATGGAGTTAGATGTTCAAGG GTACGACTTCATCGTACTGCCCAACGCATTCACCATTCACATGCCACATGCTCCATCATTTGACATCACCAAATTCAGATCTAACGCAGTGTACAGAGA ATGTCTACAGACGTTGAAGGATGAATTTCAGAGAGATTTGTCGCACAAATATGGAGTTACCGCCCTAAAGTATATTCAAGTAGAGTCGTGA
- the LOC134189302 gene encoding uncharacterized protein LOC134189302, with product MSRKMNSVGEMEGYDADFDPPLEKRLECPICLLAQRDPMQTPCGHRFCGPCLHRAINVTGPKCPVDNQRIRVTQLFRDNFARREVLSLHVRCRMREKGCEWNGELRALAEHKNKCPFEEIVCPNGCGLTALRKVINLHQDDCPKRWVLCDLCSLYVQFDNLDSHVTVCNKIVLSPCQPAVTHKRHVVWSGELEWHDFGKQPIFGDEASPVVERLLVHASMKPNEQALKTDLWPSCLQLHLVRSDLLCYIEDSYLESSRLALYMAGPYHHMVNGLFIHFMEKIGCVIFPETEGCSMEGFIMLWDRKLKSFVGMVPKEQRGFRARLQNAIARNNQQMMAYTSVSEIPLHLPGEPTLIPQPSLAHSTSPPPWLQTQQENTNLPSPPQPRSYNRRSSPRSNRNNRSRRSQANTTSHGMQLPPAESAGPMSFTCAFVPPLGTMIQGTAVSPNMSQLQALSPPITPMAPLLPFALNSTYIYGRPPVAQGAAHQLPIDVTGRTYGRPIMSARHSMLYHPYSRSSHDTDHPHSATVATSRSRTHFPSSLPSSLRTVDNDDSSPPRIMAAPTIQQPQPLNPMWDYFVRDVINGEPVIATGQMISPPAASGSLGPIAPLPSITRGTSVDIAVPQDGMAVASVASGMAPEREQQQLMGGTPSGMVPSGYRFFHYGPNFHPGR from the exons ATGAGCAGGAAGATGAACAGTGTCGGCGAGATGGAAGGCTACGACGCCGACTTCGACCCTCCCCTCGAGAAACGACTGGAGTGTCCTATCTGCCTTCTCGCCCAACGAGACCCCATGCAGACGCCCTGTGGACACCGATTCTGCGGACCGTGCCTTCACCGAGCAATCAA TGTAACTGGACCCAAGTGCCCTGTGGACAATCAGCGCATCAGAGTCACTCAG TTGTTTCGAGACAATTTTGCAAGACGCGAGGTGCTGTCTCTTCACGTGAGATGTCGAATGCGTGAGAAGGGATGTGAGTGGAACGGCGAGCTGCGGGCTCTTGCGGAGCATAAGAACAAGTGTCCGTTTGAGGAGATTGTGTGTCCAAATGGGTGCGGATTGACCGCGTTACGTAAGGTCATCAACTTGCATCAAGATGACTGTCCAAAGCGATGGGTGCTATGCGATCTGTGCAGTCTATATGTTCAGTTTGATAATTTAGAT TCTCATGTAACAGTGTGTAACAAGATTGTGTTGTCGCCGTGTCAACCGGCCGTCACACACAAG AGACACGTTGTGTGGTCGGGCGAACTAGAGTGGCATGACTTCGGCAAGCAGCCGATATTCGGAGATGAGGCATCGCCAGTTGTAGAACGACTGCTTGTTCATGCATCCATGAAACCCAACGAACAGGCACT GAAGACAGACTTGTGGCCAAGTTGTCTACAACTTCATCTTGTTCGTAGTGACCTTCTG TGTTACATTGAGGATTCGTACCTCGAGTCGAGTAGACTTGCATTGTACATGGCTGGTCCATATCATCATATGGTCAATGGCCTTTTTATCCACTTTATGGAGAAG ATTGGTTGTGTTATATTTCCTGAGACTGAGGGATGCAGCATGGAAGGATTTATCATGCTGTGGGACAGAAAACTGAAGAGCTTTGTCGGAATGGTACCAAAAGAGCAGAGAGGATTCAGAGCAAGGCTACAG AATGCAATCGCTAGAAACAACCAACAGATGATGGCCTATACGTCCGTCTCTGAAATTCCTCTTCACCTACCAGGCGAACCAACCCTCATCCCTCAACCATCACTTGCCCATTCGACATCCCCACCACCGTGGCTACAGACACAGCAAGAAAACACGAATCTGCCTAGTCCACCTCAGCCTCGCAGCTACAACCGTCGTTCATCGCCTCGCAGCAATCGAAACAATCGAAGTCGTCGGTCGCAAGCCAACACAACAAGTCATGGAATGCAACTGCCACCTGCAGAATCGGCGGGTCCAATGTCGTTTACGTGTGCATTTGTTCCACCATTGGGTACGATGATTCAGGGCACGGCAGTGTCACCAAACATGTCTCAGCTACAGGCTCTATCTCCTCCTATAACGCCGATGGCGCCGCTGTTGCCGTTTGCATTGAACTCGACGTATATTTACGGTCGTCCACCTGTGGCGCAAGGTGCGGCTCATCAGTTGCCAATCGATGTGACGGGGAGAACGTATGGTAGACCGATCATGTCAGCGAGACATTCCATGTTG TACCATCCATACTCTCGATCGAGCCACGACACCGACCATCCACACTCAGCAACAGTAGCAACCAGCCGAAGTCGGACCCATTTCCCCTCGTCCTTGCCCTCGTCACTACGGACAGTCGACAACGACGACTCATCTCCACCAAGAATCATGGCCGCTCCGACAATACAACAACCGCAGCCACTCAATCCAATGTGGGATTACTTTGTTCGTGACGTCATCAATGGGGAGCCTGTCATAGCGACAGGTCAGATGATTTCGCCTCCAGCTGCGTCGGGATCGTTGGGTCCTATTGCTCCTTTGCCATCGATTACACGAGGGACTTCGGTTGATATCGCAGTTCCGCAGGATGGTATGGCTGTTGCTTCTGTGGCGAGTGGAATGGCACCCGAACGCGAGCAGCAACAGTTAATGGGTGGCACACCGAGTGGTATGGTGCCAAGTGGATACAGGTTTTTTCACTATGGACCGAACTTTCATCCGGGGCGATGA